Proteins encoded together in one Triticum dicoccoides isolate Atlit2015 ecotype Zavitan chromosome 7B, WEW_v2.0, whole genome shotgun sequence window:
- the LOC119339184 gene encoding receptor-like protein 2 produces MDSVAGTLRCGHKAFRHMPQQLRFASSRREKTTVHLHGLAVVLLLCFASPTSSCTENESSTLSDFLGGLVPGGNGGLNVSWVNGTDCCEWEGIVCSSDGTVTAVLLASKGLRGEISPSLANLTGLLHLNLSHNSLEGSLPVELLSSRSIVVLDVSFNRLDGHLQEIQSSNHSFPIKVLNISSNSFTGPFPSKTWKATKSLVALSASHNSFEGPISSSICINGPSFAMLDLSHNQFSGNISPGFGSCAMLRVLKVGHNNLTGPLPDGLFNATSLEHLSLANNGLQGVLDGSSIVKLSRLTVLDLGMTGLSGKIPDSVGQLRTLEELYLDNNNMSGELPSALGNCSNLRYITIRNNSFTGDLSRVNFTMLDLRIADFSMNLFTGPIPESIYSCSNLVALRLAYNNFHGDFSPRIGNLKSLSFFSITNNSFKNITNALQMLKSCKNLTSLLIGTNFKGETIPQDETIDGFENLQVLTIDACSLVGKIPLWISKLARLKMIDLSVNQLSGPIPSWIDELGFLFYLDISSNNLTGNIAVALTKLPMLLSEENVAKLYPKFLELPVFWTPSRQYRMVGAFPRILRLDNNNFTGIIPPEIGQLKLLDGLNFSSNSLTGEIPQEICNLTNLQMLDLSDNQLTGAIPSALNDLHFLSTFDVSSNRLEGPVPTGGQFHTFSNSSYSGNPKLCGPMLSLDCTSTATDQTSASRHHNLRFALVIGITSGGLIALALLACFLIARLAYYDHTENVVPLRSRP; encoded by the coding sequence ATGGATTCTGTTGCAGGTACACTACGCTGTGGCCATAAGGCTTTCAGGCACATGCCCCAGCAGCTCCGCTTCGCATCAAGCAGAAGGGAGAAAACAACCGTGCATCTTCATGGcctcgctgttgtgctgctgctttgTTTTGCTTCTCCCACAAGTTCCTGCACGGAGAATGAGAGCAGCACACTCTCTGACTTCCTAGGTGGGCTCGTGCCGGGCGGCAACGGTGGCCTCAACGTGTCATGGGTGAATGGCACCGACTGCTGCGAATGGGAAGGCATCGTCTGCAGCAGTGATGGCACAGTCACAGCTGTGTTGTTGGCTTCCAAAGGCCTCAGAGGGGAAATCTCACCATCCCTCGCCAATCTTACAGGGCTCTTGCACCTCAACCTATCCCACAATTCTCTTGAAGGCAGCCTACCAGTGGAATTGTTGTCCTCCAGAAGCATCGTCGTCCTCGATGTCAGCTTCAACCGCCTCGATGGTCATCTGCAAGAGATCCAATCCTCAAATCATAGTTTTCCTATCAAGGTGTTGAATATCTCAAGCAACTCCTTCACAGGACCATTTCCGTCCAAAACATGGAAGGCTACGAAGAGTCTGGTTGCTCTTAGTGCAAGCCACAACAGCTTTGAAGGACCCATATCGTCTTCTATCTGCATCAATGGCCCATCATTTGCCATGCTTGACCTCTCACATAACCAATTCAGTGGCAATATTTCTCCGGGGTTTGGCAGTTGCGCCATGCTGAGAGTGCTAAAGGTTGGCCACAACAACCTTACCGGACCTCTCCCCGATGGACTATTCAATGCTACCTCACTGGAGCACCTCTCTTTGGCCAACAATGGTTTGCAGGGTGTTCTTGATGGTTCCAGCATAGTCAAATTAAGCCGTCTGACTGTCCTTGATCTTGGAATGACTGGTCTCAGTGGCAAGATTCCAGACTCTGTCGGCCAGCTAAGAACATTGGAGGAACTCTACTTGGACAACAACAATATGTCTGGTGAGCTGCCATCGGCACTAGGTAACTGCTCAAATCTCAGATACATTACCATCAGAAACAACAGCTTTACTGGGGATCTTAGCAGAGTCAATTTCACCATGTTGGATCTGAGGATAGCTGATTTTTCGATGAACCTCTTCACTGGTCCAATTCCTGAAAGTATCTACTCATGCAGCAATCTAGTTGCACTGCGGCTGGCTTACAACAACTTTCATGGCGACTTCTCACCAAGAATAGGCAATCTCAAGTCCCTCTCCTTCTTTTCAATTACCAACAACTCTTTTAAAAATATCACAAATGCACTTCAAATGCTCAAGAGCTGCAAGAACCTCACCTCCCTGCTTATCGGAACCAACTTCAAGGGTGAAACCATACCACAGGATGAAACAATTGATGGTTTTGAGAATCTTCAGGTACTGACCATAGATGCTTGCTCATTGGTCGGGAAAATTCCTCTTTGGATATCAAAGCTTGCAAGATTGAAGATGATAGATTTATCAGTAAACCAACTCAGTGGACCAATACCATCCTGGATTGATGAACTGGGCTTCCTATTCTACCTAGACATATCAAGCAACAACCTTACAGGGAATATAGCAGTTGCATTGACAAAGTTGCCGATGCTGCTATCAGAGGAAAATGTTGCCAAGTTGTACCCGAAGTTCCTTGAGTTGCCTGTATTTTGGACACCATCACGTCAATACCGGATGGTCGGTGCTTTTCCTAGAATATTGCGTCTAGACAACAATAATTTCACTGGTATAATTCCTCCTGAGATTGGTCAGCTAAAATTGCTCGACGGCCTCAATTTCAGCTCCAATAGCTTAACTGGTGAAATACCACAAGAAATATGCAACCTCACAAACCTGCAAATGCTTGATCTGTCGGATAACCAGCTCACAGGTGCAATACCATCTGCACTGAATGATTTGCACTTCCTTTCTACATTTGATGTTTCCAGCAACAGGCTAGAAGGACCAGTTCCAACAGGAGGACAGTTTCATACATTCTCAAATTCCAGCTACAGTGGGAATCCAAAGCTATGTGGACCTATGCTCAGCCTCGATTGCACCTCCACGGCAACAGATCAAACCTCTGCTTCACGGCATCACAACTTGCGCTTTGCGCTAGTCATTGGAATCACCTCAGGAGGACTCATTGCTCTTGCATTGCTTGCGTGTTTCCTTATTGCACGGTTAGCATACTATGATCACACTGAAAATGTAGTTCCCCTTCGAAGCAGGCCGTGA